The following coding sequences lie in one Spinacia oleracea cultivar Varoflay chromosome 1, BTI_SOV_V1, whole genome shotgun sequence genomic window:
- the LOC110796275 gene encoding ycf3-interacting protein 1, chloroplastic isoform X1, with the protein MGTQHLQLPLTSSSSSSAGPSSILSHRYRCSSSTTTSLPFNRATTTTNHPANTTLSLSVNHVNRRPRRRSIQLARVGTDDSVAWVPATTTAFEEEEGEDDVEPEPTPEDLEYIAQIKRVLKLLKKNRDMLFGEVKLTIMIEDPREVERRRLVGIDDSDGPTREDLAAVLEEVNEGKIPRDRDALRILAEEMINWPNLEAEPSKKTTKNKSLYAKATDTGIDPVVAAKRLNIDWDSAAEIEPPKTSDESDVPPILGYGALYLVTGFPVIIGVSVVLILFYNSLQ; encoded by the exons ATGGGTACGCAACATTTACAACTGCCACTAacatcatcttcttcatcttctgctGGTCCGTCTTCCATTTTATCTCACCGCTACCGTTGTTCTAGCTCCACCACCACTTCACTGCCTTTCAATcgcgccaccaccaccaccaaccacCCTGCTAATACTACTCTCTCTCTTTCCGTCAACCATGTCAACCGCCGTCCCCGCCGTCGTTCGATTCAACTCGCTCGTGTTGGTACGGATGACTCGGTGGCTTGGGTTCCCGCTACCACTACCGCTTTTGAGGAAGAGGAAGGGGAAGACGATGTAGAACCAGAACCTACTCCTGAGGATCTGGAATACATTGCCCAAATTAAACGA gttTTGAAGCTGCTGAAGAAGAACAGGGACATGCTTTTTGGAGAG GTCAAGCTGACTATTATGATTGAGGACCCCAGAGAAGTTGAGAGACGAAGGTTGGTTGGAATCGATGATTCTGATGGACCAACAAGGGAGGATTTGGCTGCTGTTTTGGAAGAA GTTAACGAAGGAAAAATTCCACGAGATCGTGATGCTCTGCGTATCCTTGCAGAGGAGATGATTAACTGGCCGAATTTAGAG GCTGAACCTTCGAAGAAAACGACAAAGAACAAATCGCTCTACGCAAAAGCAACTGATACTGGTATTGATCCTGTAGTAGCTGCAAAGAGGCTCAACATTGACTGGGATTCAGCTGCTGAAATTGAGCCACCAAAAACCAGTGATGAAAGTGACGTGCCTCCAATATTG GGATATGGAGCATTGTACCTTGTCACCGGTTTTCCGGTCATAATCGGAGTTTCAgttgttttgattttattttacaacTCCCTGCAGTAA
- the LOC110796275 gene encoding ycf3-interacting protein 1, chloroplastic isoform X2, with amino-acid sequence MGTQHLQLPLTSSSSSSAGPSSILSHRYRCSSSTTTSLPFNRATTTTNHPANTTLSLSVNHVNRRPRRRSIQLARVGTDDSVAWVPATTTAFEEEEGEDDVEPEPTPEDLEYIAQIKRVLKLLKKNRDMLFGEVKLTIMIEDPREVERRRLVGIDDSDGPTREDLAAVLEEVNEGKIPRDRDALRILAEEMINWPNLEAEPSKKTTKNKSLYAKATDTGIDPVVAAKRLNIDWDSAAEIEPPKTSDESDVPPILGS; translated from the exons ATGGGTACGCAACATTTACAACTGCCACTAacatcatcttcttcatcttctgctGGTCCGTCTTCCATTTTATCTCACCGCTACCGTTGTTCTAGCTCCACCACCACTTCACTGCCTTTCAATcgcgccaccaccaccaccaaccacCCTGCTAATACTACTCTCTCTCTTTCCGTCAACCATGTCAACCGCCGTCCCCGCCGTCGTTCGATTCAACTCGCTCGTGTTGGTACGGATGACTCGGTGGCTTGGGTTCCCGCTACCACTACCGCTTTTGAGGAAGAGGAAGGGGAAGACGATGTAGAACCAGAACCTACTCCTGAGGATCTGGAATACATTGCCCAAATTAAACGA gttTTGAAGCTGCTGAAGAAGAACAGGGACATGCTTTTTGGAGAG GTCAAGCTGACTATTATGATTGAGGACCCCAGAGAAGTTGAGAGACGAAGGTTGGTTGGAATCGATGATTCTGATGGACCAACAAGGGAGGATTTGGCTGCTGTTTTGGAAGAA GTTAACGAAGGAAAAATTCCACGAGATCGTGATGCTCTGCGTATCCTTGCAGAGGAGATGATTAACTGGCCGAATTTAGAG GCTGAACCTTCGAAGAAAACGACAAAGAACAAATCGCTCTACGCAAAAGCAACTGATACTGGTATTGATCCTGTAGTAGCTGCAAAGAGGCTCAACATTGACTGGGATTCAGCTGCTGAAATTGAGCCACCAAAAACCAGTGATGAAAGTGACGTGCCTCCAATATTG GGTAGCTGA
- the LOC110796300 gene encoding uncharacterized protein produces MASSQVEFSSPSSPFGSVLRDHHHKERHRETKTNLAQKSQTKFQKNFKMLVRDHFHSCVSISGKDSSIEGNETPCLESTSFGCWGSKSNNYNNTYFKGVNTNQTSNHRDNAEISSSSLMRKLQSHILDSCILQQEEKKVNTIDIQGHETKHMGLSKSNSFSSRASSSMSGPSPTSSNCSSTDLSVSSLVQIWRSFESETKKNQCSKVSENMEGQNSCLDTNVVVEKSKLSFSPSSDDLETTTTTTNYMQVYTSNIKSSQYTSQHDEYNDQKDKHRHHHHHHQQQQQQQQQQQQQQQQQQQCDISCLKGENEGINVAGLVKTWANTYQVKRDHIYQEQQPTSGVCLSKLKTRMDIRDQILISSPIINSSKLRGRQAITDLFMKMERERYKEVESLTLRQAVTKFPQRGRIQTFLRLKILRREISTQEEQQSSPKSNSRGSNQSQITGNIHNIRREFRAPINHDAINKINNFKESTSSVQEAGSVVIASTQTIFNNQDGDCEEFNIEESNVNFSHINIVKNNQDEEISLSSNQVSFGEQANDRHNNNIKQLESHLIEEDLLLENSTIGETNFPFDIQRQKIRYGGDVNCNRQVVTSMAIPCANWKDENNTSDEHELENNQQNFGEDLDWIIDIARPRIYWEDCRKVRYQEMLDNQSKDKDLRQLIERGSVSSILASDFRERMDKLIMSSVQRVLHSTSNEDEQTPSLRNYHEEEEEEENEKDDQENMQLTSQHYHYVEEIEEENVERDLNASLQQYQDVSDYDQTPFCSQELSPNPSYYHNIEGSSSKTVSTIDVELIYDLRTHMQQLYQEMFELRKSITSCMDMQLKLQSSIKEEVSTAIKQRDKDNQKCSSGRQLRMGCCHICYEKKIDSLLYRCGHMCTCFNCANELRWSSGKCPICRAQIIDVVRTYYDI; encoded by the exons ATGGCCTCCTCCCAAGTTGAATTTTCTTCGCCATCTTCTCCGTTTGGAAGTGTTCTTAGGGATCACCATCATAAAGAAAGGCATAGGGAGACAAAGACTAATCTCGCCCAAAAATCTCAAacaaaatttcagaaaaacTTCAAGATGTTGGTTAGAGACCATTTTCATTCATGTGTTTCAATCTCCGGAAAAGACTCAAGCATTGAGGGAAATGAGACTCCTTGTCTTGAAAGCACTAGTTTTGGTTGTTGGGGATCTAAAAGTAATAATTACAACAACACCTATTTTAAAGGTGTTAATACAAACCAAACTTCAAACCATAGAGACAATGCGGAGATATCATCTTCATCTTTAATGAGAAAACTACAATCTCATATTCTAGATTCATGTATTTTGCAACAAGAAGAAAAGAAGGTGAACACAATTGATATACAAGGGCATGAAACAAAACATATGGGTTTATCAAAATCGAACTCCTTTTCTTCGAGGGCATCTAGCTCAATGAGTGGTCCTTCTCCAACTTCATCTAATTGTTCATCCACCGATTTAAGTGTTTCTTCTTTGGTTCAAATTTGGAGAAGTTTTGAATCTGAAACTAAGAAAAACCAATGCAGCAAAGTTAGTGAAAATATGGAAGGGCAAAATTCATGTTTAGATACAAATGTAGTTGTTGAAAAGAGCAAATTGAGCTTTAGCCCTTCTTCTGACGATTtagaaacaacaacaacaacaacaaattatATGCAAGTGTACACATCAAACATAAAGTCATCCCAATATACATCTCAACATGACGAATACAACGACCAAAAAGATAAacatcgtcatcatcatcatcatcatcaacaacaacaacaacaacaacaacaacaacaacaacaacaacaacaacaacaacaatgtgATATATCTTGTTTAAAAGGAGAAAATGAAGGAATTAATGTGGCTGGCTTGGTCAAAACATGGGCTAATACATATCAAGTTAAGCGTGATCACATTTATCAAGAGCAACAACCCACATCTGGGGTATGTTTAAGTAAATTGAAAACTAGAATGGATATAAGAGACCAAATTCTAATTTCTTCTCCTATTATTAATTCCTCAAAGTTAAGGGGAAGACAAGCTATTACTGATTTGTTCAtgaaaatggagagagaaaggTACAAGGAGGTCGAGTCACTAACATTACGTCAAGCAGTAACCAAATTTCCTCAACGTGGTCGTATTCAG acaTTTCTCCGTTTAAAAATATTGCGACGGGAAATATCCACACAAGAAGAACAACAATCATCGCCAAAGTCAAATTCAAGAGGATCAAACCAGTCACAAATTACGGGTAACATTCACAATATAAG ACGGGAATTTCGTGCACCAATTAATCACGATGCAATCAATAAGATAAATAATTTTAAAGAGTCAACCAGTAGCGTCCAAGAGGCTGGTAGTGTTGTTATTGCTTCAAcgcaaacaatatttaacaatCAAGATGGAGATTGTGAAGAGTTTAATATTGAAGAATCCAATGTGAATTTTTCTCATATAAATATTGTGAAGAACAATCAAGATGAGGAAATAAGTTTGTCTTCCAATCAAGTATCATTTGGAGAACAGGCTAATGATCGccacaataataatattaaacaaCTAGAATCACACCTGATTGAAGAAGATCTATTGCTTGAAAATTCAACAATTGGAGAGACAAATTTTCCCTTCGATATTCAAAGGCAAAAAATTAGATATGGAGGTGATGTTAATTGCAATAGACAAGTAGTCACAAGTATGGCAATTCCATGTGCTAATTGGAAAGACGAAAATAATACATCCGATGAGCATGAATTAGAGAACAATCAACAAAACTTTGGAGAAGATCTTGATTGGATTattgatattgctcgtcctcgTATTTACTGGGAAGATTGTAGGAAAGTACGCTACCAAGAGATGTTAGACAATCAATCCAAAGATAAGGATCTAAGACAACTTATTGAGAG AGGAAGTGTATCATCAATTCTTGCAAGTGATTTTCGAGAAAGGATGGACAAATTAATAATGTCATCTGTTCAAAGAGTACTACATTCAACTAGCAACGAGGATGAACAAACACCATCATTAAGAAATTACCatgaagaggaagaggaagaggaaaaCGAGAAAGATGACCAAGAAAATATGCAACTAACTTCTCAACACTATCATTATGTTGAGGAAATTGAAGAAGAAAATGTAGAAAGAGATTTGAATGCAAGCTTACAACAATATCAAGATGTTAGTGACTATGATCAAACTCCATTTTGCTCACAAGAACTTTCACCAAATCCTTCTTATTATCACAACATAGAAGGTTCATCGTCAAAGACCGTCTCAACAATC GATGTTGAACTAATTTATGATTTGAGGACACACATGCAACAACTTTATCAAGAAATGTTTGAGTTACGAAAATCGATTACAAGTTGTATGGATATGCAATTGAAGTTGCAAAGCTCTATTAAGGAAGAGGTCTCAACTGCCATTAAACAAAGAG ATAAAGATAACCAAAAATGCTCAAGTGGGAGACAGCTAAGAATGGGTTGTTGTCATATTTGTTATGAGAAAAAGATAGATTCACTTTTATACAG ATGTGGTCATATGTGCACCTGTTTCAACTGCGCCAATGAATTGCGATGGAGTAGTGGAAAATGTCCGATTTGTCGAGCTCAAATTATCGATGTAGTACGAACATATTATGACATATAA
- the LOC130465578 gene encoding uncharacterized protein, with protein MEERTPNLAPDTLPITCMIWNVQGAGSRAFVSVLKEIVRTNHPNVIALVETRMGGDQALSIASTLGYSGHTRVDANGFSGGIWIFWKPELVTVEPIIKHNQHITMDITRTGATPWYFTAVYASPDPTKRRELWNELREFASTNNKPWLIAGDFNDTRFPSERNRSFSETDRRSARFNDWVDEMNLIEIEFTGAAHTWARGLTPETRQSGRLDRALCNGEWGLRFEQAKVKHLPTSHSDHCPILSHPMALSHCIQLIDPSDFKLLGYHMRGLKNLSQSELDEVLKQEETLWYQKSRVEWIKNGDRNTTFFQLSTIVRRWRNKIVAIKDSNNDWISDKDLVKSQIVNYFTSLFTDEGEPSLFDVPNDVFPELLQKDWDRLSLPYTKHEVDLVIKNMGALKAPGPDGFQAIFYQKNWDIVANKVYEMVIPVLEGKGLPANLNDTHIVLIPKVDHPEHAAQFRPIGLCNVAYKIITKVIVNRIKPLLPFLISNTQSSFVPGRKITDNIVIVQEVLHTMRRKQGEKGLMAIKIDFEKAYDRLRWSFIRDTLMQINLPLLLINVIMECVTTASLQVLWNGEPSNSFKPTRGIRQGDPLSPYLFVMCMERLYQTIEEAIVNGHWKPIRASRNGPLLSNLFFADDIILFTEANVEQANIMKNCLNRFCNASGQKVSLSKSRIYFSKNVSELAQANISQALGMNVTTDLGTYLGMPTITSRVTRATFSHLCEKIDRRLSGWKTKYLSLAGRITLAKSTLSTIACYSMQTEKIPRTICDDIDKRTRRFIWGGTEEKRGVHLLSWETLQKPKEHGGIGVRSSRQSNAAFLTKLGWRVLTEPQALWSRVLRAKYCKGRCDIDMFEPKKDSSNVWKGITENSKFLCEGMKTAVGNGSQTLFWDHKWATDTPLSNLATQNIPMEITGATVEEMWEHDLGWKWDLFSPYLHADILQLIQSFELKNDPSIGDLVYWKDGKNGRFSIKSALSIMRHEDDGFDDKSWNLIWKTPVQQRTRAFLWMAGHDRILGNMNRFKRQMTNDPKCFVCGDLEETSIHILRDCPAAKIVWNRLGGRANAHNFWQGSIKEWIVDNVNEENAGLHEHWPTFFALTIWWLWRWRNCHVFGRHSEIPIDVGAFLQVRFDETRRCLQEMEEEGNSNHKARVETNISWIAPEDGWYVLNCDGAAKGTPGPAGGGGVIRDHCGNYISGFTANFGHCLAFRAEVLALTKGLELAHNLQIKKLEIQLDSLSCVQALQSNSRDDAACTHELNFCRTMLNDPTWKIRVAHVYREGNRAADWLANQGVLQDTRLEIIEGVPPTLSKILEEDMRGVAFPRFIPP; from the exons ATGGAAGAACGAACCCCGAATTTAGCTCCGGATACCTTACCCATTACGTGCATGATTTGGAATGTGCAAGGTGCGGGAAGTAGAGCGTTTGTTTcagttttgaaagaaattgtCAGAACCAACCACCCTAATGTTATTGCCCTCGTAGAGACACGCATGGGAGGTGATCAAGCCCTCTCAATTGCGTCGACCTTAGGGTACTCAGGCCACACTCGTGTGGATGCAAACGGGTTCAGCGGTGGCATCTGGATTTTTTGGAAGCCAGAATTGGTCACTGTTGAGCCAATCATCAAGCACAACCAGCATATTACTATGGATATTACAAGAACAGGAGCTACTCCTTGGTATTTCACTGCGGTATATGCGAGTCCAGACCCCACGAAACGTAGAGAGTTGTGGAATGAATTAAGAGAATTTGCAAGCACCAATAATAAACCTTGGCTCATTGCTGGAGACTTTAATGATACTAGATTTCCTTCGGAAAGAAACAGATCGTTCAGCGAGACAGATAGAAGATCAGCAAGGTTCAATGATTGGGTAGATGAGATGAACCTAATTGAGATAGAGTTCACGGGAGCGGCACATACTTGGGCTCGTGGCCTAACCCCGGAGACAAGGCAAAGTGGGCGTCTTGATAGAGCTCTTTGTAACGGCGAATGGGGACTGCGTTTTGAGCAAGCTAAAGTGAAACATCTTCCCACATCCCACTCTGACCATTGCCCAATTTTATCTCACCCAATGGCTTTGTCCCATTGCATTCAATTAATAGACCCTTCCGATTTCAAGCTACTTGGTTATCACATGAGAGGTTTAAAGAATTTATCTCAA AGTGAGCTAGATGAAGTATTAAAGCAAGAGGAAACACTGTGGTATCAAAAATCGCGAGTCGAATGGATAAAGAATGGAGATAGAAATACCACTTTTTTCCAGTTAAGCACAATAGTGAGAAGATGGAGGAATAAAATAGTTGCAATAAAAGACTCCAATAATGACTGGATCAGTGATAAAGATTTAGTTAAAAGTCAGATTGTTAACTATTTTACCTCACTGTTCACGGATGAAGGGGAGCCCAGTTTATTTGATGTGCCAAACGACGTCTTCCCGGAGTTATTGCAGAAGGACTGGGATAGATTATCTTTGCCTTACACAAAACATGAGGTGGACCTAGTGATCAAGAATATGGGGGCACTCAAAGCCCCGGGACCGGATGGCTTCCAAGCTATCTTCTATCAAAAGAATTGGGATATTGTTGCTAATAAAGTGTATGAGATGGTAATCCCAGTACTTGAAGGTAAAGGGTTGCCGGCAAATTTGAATGACACACACATTGTTCTAATTCCCAAGGTTGATCACCCTGAACATGCTGCCCAGTTTCGCCCGATTGGCTTATGTAATGTGGCTTACAAAATAATCACTAAGGTGATTGTTAACCGTATCAAACCACTACTGCCCTTTCTCATCTCGAATACCCAATCAAGCTTTGTCCCGGGGAGGAAAATCACTGACAATATAGTGATAGTTCAGGAGGTTCTGCACACCATGAGAAGAAAACAAGGGGAAAAGGGTCTTATGGCAATAAAGATCGACTTCGAAAAAGCATACGACCGACTACGTTGGTCATTCATCAGGGATACCCTAATGCAAATAAACCTTCCTTTGCTTCTAATTAATGTGATAATGGAGTGCGTAACAACTGCTTCCCTCCAAGTTTTATGGAATGGTGAGCCATCCAACTCCTTCAAACCAACTAGGGGGATAAGGCAGGGCGACCCGCTTTCACCGTACTTATTTGTCATGTGTATGGAGCGGCTATACCAAACAATAGAGGAAGCCATAGTTAATGGTCACTGGAAACCTATTCGGGCAAGTAGAAATGGACCCTTGCTTTCTAATCTTTTCTTTGCGGATGACATCATCCTATTTACAGAAGCAAATGTTGAGCAAGCGAATATCATGAAGAACTGCTTGAACAGATTCTGCAATGCCTCCGGACAAAAGGTCAGCTTATCAAAATCCAGAATTTATTTCTCAAAGAATGTCAGTGAGCTAGCACAAGCAAATATCAGTCAGGCCCTGGGTATGAACGTTACTACTGATCTAGGTACTTACCTAGGAATGCCTACTATCACAAGTAGGGTAACACGAGCCACATTTAGCCACTTATGTGAAAAAATAGACCGTAGGCTCTCAGGGTGGAAAACGAAATACTTATCTCTAGCAGGCCGCATTACACTGGCTAAATCCACACTGTCTACTATAGCATGCTACTCTATGCAAACGGAAAAAATACCCCGTACGATTTGTGATGACATTGATAAAAGAACGAGAAGGTTCATTTGGGGTGGTACGGAAGAGAAGCGTGGAGTACATCTCTTATCCTGGGAGACACTTCAGAAACCAAAAGAACATGGAGGCATCGGAGTTCGGTCTTCCAGACAATCAAACGCTGCTTTTTTGACCAAACTAGGCTGGCGAGTGTTAACTGAACCTCAAGCTCTTTGGTCACGGGTCCTACGTGCTAAGTACTGCAAGGGCCGTTGTGATATTGATATGTTCGAGCCTAAAAAGGACAGCTCCAACGTGTGGAAGGGAATCACAGAAAACTCCAAATTTCTTTGTGAAGGGATGAAAACAGCGGTGGGTAATGGGTCACAAACATTGTTTTGGGATCACAAGTGGGCAACTGACACTCCTCTTAGCAACCTCGCCACTCAAAATATACCCATGGAAATCACAGGAGCTACTGTAGAGGAGATGTGGGAACACGATCTTGGTTGGAAATGGGACTTATTCTCGCCATACTTGCACGCTGATATACTGCAATTAATTCAatcatttgaattgaaaaatgacCCAAGCATTGGGGACTTAGTGTATTGGAAAGATGGCAAAAATGGGAGGTTCTCAATAAAATCTGCACTTAGCATAATGAGGCACGAGGATGATGGGTTTGATGATAAAAGCTGGAACCTAATTTGGAAAACACCCGTACAGCAAAGAACCAGGGCATTCTTATGGATGGCAGGACATGACAGGATTCTGGGTAACATGAACCGCTTCAAAAGGCAGATGACAAATGATCCTAAATGCTTCGTATGTGGTGATTTGGAGGAAACATCCATACATATTTTGCGAGACTGCCCTGCTGCAAAAATAGTGTGGAATAGATTAGGTGGGAGAGCTAATGCCCACAACTTTTGGCAGGGTAGCATTAAAGAGTGGATAGTAGATAATGTGAACGAGGAAAATGCAGGTTTACACGAACACTGGCCTACCTTCTTCGCACTGACTATATGGTGGCTTTGGAGATGGCGGAACTGCCATGTATTTGGACGTCACTCTGAAATCCCAATTGATGTGGGTGCATTTCTACAAGTGCGCTTTGACGAGACACGTAGGTGTTTACAAGAAATGGAGGAAGAAGGCAACAGCAACCACAAGGCAAGGGTCGAAACCAACATCAGTTGGATTGCCCCAGAAGATGGCTGGTACGTTTTGAATTGTGACGGTGCAGCCAAAGGCACTCCTGGACCTGCAGGTGGTGGTGGAGTCATACGTGACCATTGTGGGAATTATATCTCAGGATTTACAGCAAATTTTGGACATTGTTTGGCTTTTCGAGCGGAGGTGCTGGCACTCACTAAGGGACTAGAATTGGCTCATAACCTTCAAATCAAAAAGCTGGAAATCCAATTGGACAGTTTGTCCTGTGTACAAGCACTCCAAAGCAACAGCAGAGACGATGCTGCCTGCACTCATGAATTGAACTTCTGCCGCACAATGCTAAACGATCCAACATGGAAGATAAGAGTAGCTCATGTCTACCGCGAAGGCAATAGGGCAGCTGATTGGCTTGCCAACCAAGGTGTACTACAAGATACGAGACTCGAAATCATAGAAGGTGTTCCACCAACTCTAAGTAAAATTCTAGAAGAGGATATGAGAGGTGTGGCTTTCCCACGTTTCATACCTCCTTAG